The genomic window AGCTATTGCTGCACCCCTGTCCCGTGCGCTCGGTCGGGAGGGATACACCGTGACGGTCGAGCAGACCGGTCCGGCCGCATTGCAGCGCGCGCTCGAAGGCAACTACGACCTCCTCATTCTCGATCTCGGGCTACCGGGCATGGACGGCCTCGAGGTGTGCAGGCAGGTACGGGCGAACAGCTCCGAGCTCGCAGTCCTGATGCTCACCGCCAGAACCGACGAGGTCGACTTCGTCGTCGGTCTCGACGCCGGTGCCGACGACTACGTCGGCAAGCCGTTCCGGTTGGCGGAGTTGATGGCGCGAGTGCGAGCACTGCTTCGGCGACGAGGACCCGGCGAGGACAGTCCCATCGAGGTCGGTGCCATTCGTCTCGAACCGGCCGCCCGGCGTGTATTGGTTCACGGAACCGAGATCTCGCTCGCGAACAAGGAATACGAGCTCCTCAAGGTGCTGCTCGACCACGCAGGTCAGGTCGTCTCACGAGAGACCATCCTTCGCGAGGTGTGGGGTGACGCCGAGCTCAGAGGATCCAAGACGCTCGACATGCACATGTCCTGGTTGCGGCGAAAGATCGGCGACGAGGGTTCTGTCGCCGAACGACGGATTGCGACGGTCCGCGGAGTCGGATTCCGGATCAACAGCGACTAGGCCGTAAAGAACGATGCGCCGCCGCATTCTCCAGTCCATTCTGGCCGTGGTGATCCTGACCGCGCTTCTGCTCGGCCTCCCGCTGATGTACACAGCATGGTTGTGGGTCGAGGATTTCACCCGTGACGACCTACAGAGCCGGTTGGATCGCATGGCGTCGGAAATTCTGTCGCAAGAAGGCGACACCGGCATGGTCATCGGGGATCTGGACGTCGGATCACTCCGGCTGGCCATCCCCCGGGAAGGCAGGCTCGTCGTGGTCTTTCCGACTCCCGAGGACGCCGCGTCTCGCATCGATATCGGTGAGCCGTTCGTGCCCCAGCCCCTGACGGAGTCCCTGTCGATGGGTACGTCGGGTTCGCTCAGACTCGAGGTGCCCTCGGACGATATGCGGAGTCTGCAGCGACAAGCCGTCGGGGCCGTAGGGCTTGTCGTACTCGCGTCGATTCTGGCGGGAACCGCTGTCGCCGTCTTGACGGCCAAACGGCTCGCCGACCCTCTCCAGGACGTGGCGCGACGGGCTGCGAGGTTGGCCGAGGGCGACTTCCGGCCGGATCCACGTCGTCACGGCATCGCTGAACTCGACCGGGTGTCCGAGGTGCTCGACTCCGCAACGGTCGAGATAGCGGGAAGACTCCAACGTGAGCACTCTCTGGTCGCCGACGTTTCGCATCAACTCCGCAGCAGGCTTACCGCCGTCCGGCTCCGCCTGGACGAGTTGTCCACGTACCCCGACCCGGACGTCGTCGGCGAGGCCGACGAGGCAATGGCGCAAGTCGATCGTCTGACCCTCGCGATCGACGAGCTCGTCAGGTCGTCCAGAAGCGACGGATCGGCAGGAGCCGAGGAAGTTCCGGTGATCGAGGAACTCACCGCGCTGATCGCCGAGTGGCAGCGCAGCTTCGAAGACGTCGATCGGCGACTCGAGCTGAAAGGCGACGCCACGGTTACGGCGTCGGTGACGGGCTCGAGACTTCGAGAGGCGGTTTCCGTGCTCGTGGACAACGCTTTGTCGCACGGGGGTGGGACCTGCACGGTAGCGGTGCGTCTGGTGCCTGCCCTCGCCACGGCCGAGCGCAGGCGGGACCCGCTGGCATGCGTCGAAGTCTCGGATGAGGGGGCCGGCGTCAGCAACGAGCTGGCACCACACATTTTCGATCGCGGATTCTCCGGTGCGGGGTCGACCGGAGTCGGGCTTGCACTCGCCCGCGCCCTCGTGGAAGCAGACGGCGGCCGACTCGAACTGCAGCGCCGCAGGCCTGCGATGTTCTCCGTGTTCTTGCCCGCGTCCAGGAACGCTGGTGCGCTGGTTGTGCCTGCGAGGGAGCCGCGCTAACTGTGGCCTAGCTGCTCTTCGGCGGCTTCCTCTTCGCTGGGATCGAAGTCCGTCGAGCCGGCTGCGGCTCCGCGTGCGTTCTCGTCGGGAAATGCAAATTTACGCAGCGCCCAGAAGCGGAACGCCATCTGCATGAGATTGCCGATGATGTAGTTGAGGACGAAGTCGACGATCACGAGCATCGTCAGGCTGTTGTGCCCCTCGCGGATGTCGAAGAGATTGTTTGCGATGAACAACGGGGCTGCGGCCAGGATGACGCCGATGCCGCTGATGGTGAAGAACAGCAGCGCCTCGTGATGTCGCTCGCGACCCCCTCGATTCTTGAACGCCCACTCCCGATTCAGGATGTAGCTCAAGATGGTCGCCATCACTCCGGAGATGATCTTGGCGACGACGGGCTTCTGCTCGAGCACAGTAAGGCTGAGCGAATAGAAGATGGCGAGGTCGAACACCATCGTCGTACCACCGACAATCGCGAATTTGATCAGTTCGCTGTGACGGATCGCCAGCTCCCGAATCGGGCCGGGAAGGCGATGAATCACGTTGTCGATCGAGGGCACAACGGAGAAGTCTACGAAACGTTGGTGCCATTTCACGAACCGACGCGCGAATCATCAGTCTTCTCTCAGGACCGGCCGGGTCCTGAGAGAAGTCGAGCGGCGCTCGCATGACACGATATGAAGCCGTGACTGGTCCACATTCCCCCGCAGGTGCAGCCAACCCACCGCGACCGAACACCCCTCGCACGTCGACGAGCGGAATGCCCGTTGTCGCCATGATCGGAGGCGGTCAACTCGCCCGCATGACGCATCAGGCTGCCATCGCGCTCGGTCAAACGCTCCGCGTGCTCTCTGCAGGCGCAGACGAGCCTGCGGCGCAGGTCAGCGCCGACGTTGTGTTCGGTCATCACGACGATCTGAACGCACTGCGCATGGTGGCGACAGGCTCCAATGCCGTCACCTTCGATCACGAGCACGTACCGACCGAACACCTCGAGGTCCTCGTCGCCGAGGGCGTCAACGTCCAGCCACCTCCCAGCGCGCTGATCTTCGCGCAGGACAAGCTGAAAATGCGACGCAAACTTGCCGAGCTCGGTATTCCGATCCCGTCTTTTGCCGAGGTGACGTGGGCAGGTGACGTGACCAAGTTCGGTGACGAGCACGGTTGGCCGGTTGTGGTGAAGTCCATCCGCGGGGGATACGACGGTCGCGGCGTCTGGATGCCCACCGATGCCGAGGAGGCCGAAGAGGTCGTCCAGCACCAGCTGGATCTCGGAGTGCCGTTGATGGTCGAAGAAAAAGTGGACCTTCGACGAGAGCTGTCGGCCATGGTCGGCCGTTCGCCCTTCGGGCAGGGCGCGGCATGGCCCGTCGTCGAGACCGTCCAGCGGGACGGCCAATGCGCCGTGGTGATCGCACCTGCTCCAGGTCTCGACGAGGACACAGCCATCGACGCCGAGCGGATGGCGCTCGGACTGGCAGCCGAACTCGGTGTCGTCGGATCCATGGCTGTTGAACTGTTCGAGACTACCGATGGGCGAATCCTCGTCAACGAACTCGCGATGCGTCCGCACAATTCGGGGCACTGGAGCATGGACGGGTGCCGAACGTCTCAGTTCGAGCAGCACCTGCGCGCGGTTCTCGACTATCCACTCGGTGACACGACGCCGCTCGCCCCGGTCACGGTGATGGCCAACATCCTCGGAGCGCCCGAAGCACCTGCCATGACGATGGACGAACGACTGCACCACCTTTTTGCACGTATGCCCGACGCCAAGGTTCATCTGTACGGCAAGGGCGAACGCAAGGACCGCAAGATCGGCCACGTGAACGTAGTCGGCGGCGCGGGCAACAGCGGAGACGCCGCTTACGTTGCAGCGGTCAGAGAGAAAGCCGAGCGCGCGGCGCACTGGATGTCGCACGCGGAATGGACCGACGGATGGGATCCGCACGCATGACCGAAGCAGCTGTAGGCCAGGGACCACAGGTCGGACTGATCATGGGCAGCGACTCCGATTGGCCCACCATGGAAGCGGCCGCAGAGGCGTTGGCCGAGTTCGGTGTTCGCTTCGAGGTCGGTGTCATCTCCGCCCATCGAACTCCGCAACGCATGATCGACTACGCGAACAGTGCGGCCGATCGCGGTCTGAAGGTCGTCATCGCGGGCGCAGGGGGAGCAGCACACCTTCCCGGCATGGTGGCGTCGGCGACGCCGTTGCCGGTCATCGGCGTTCCTGTTCCGCTGAAGTACCTCGACGGGATGGACTCGTTGCTGTCGATCGTTCAGATGCCGGCCGGCGTGCCGGTGGCGACGGTGTCCATCGGCGGCGCGCGGAACGCGGGTCTGCTGGCCGTTCGGATCCTCGGTGCGTCGGACGTATCCCTGCGTGAGCGGATGGTCGCATTCCAGGCAGGTCTGGAGACGATGGTCCTGGAGAAGGACGCTGCGCTCAGGGCGAAGTTGCTGGGGTAGTGCACCCACGGGTTCGGAGCGCGTCCCGCGGGAGGTTTCAGGCCACGCTCGTGACCTACGCGGCGATCGCGTACGCCCGGGCGTGGCGCGCCGACCTGCACTTCGACGAGGAGTTCTCGCTCATCGTGGCCTCCGGCATGCGCGCCGGATTCGGGCGTGGTGGCACGACGATCGGCGGCGTCTACCTCACGAGAAGGAACGTCTCACGCGCCGTACTTCGCCACGAAGCGGTCCACGCCGACCAGTGGGCGCGCTTCGGCATTCTTTTCGCCGCGCGCTATCTGGTCGAAGAAGTGCGACATCCTGGTATCAGGAACCGATACGAGATCGAGGCCGGCCTGGCCGACGGTGGATACCGGACCTAGCCAAGAGTTTTGGTCACTTTCTCGGTGGCAGAGCGGTGTTCGGTCTTGCTCGCGTCGGGATTGTTGACCTGGACGAGAGATCCACCGGCAACGAGAACGGACAACAGTCCGTCGATCAGTTCGTCGGCGGTGCTCCACGGCAACGAGGACAGCACCCGATCGCCGACGGCCAGTGAATGAGCTTCTGCCCGCGCGCGCGCCGCGGCCAGAACTTCGTCGACCGAGCGCCCTGCGAGTGCGCCGCCTGGTCCTGAGGGCCGGAACTGGTCTCCGTGAACACGAACCGATGTCGCGTAATCCGTCACACCGACGGGAAGATTCGGGACGGCCTTGCCGAACGCGTCGAGTGAAAGCGCCAGAACCTCTGGTACGTCTCCTGCCTCGTCGATTCGGCTACCGTGCGCCAAGGCCACTTCGGCGTCGTCGTCGGCACCGAGTACTACGTCCGCGCCCGCCCACCAGGCGCCGAGCAGCACCGCTGCGGTCTGCCAGTGAGCGGGAAGCAGGACGCTGACACGCGCGCCGGGCTCGAGGCCGAATTCGTCTCGAAGCAGGTTCGCCGTTTTGGCTGCCCAGTTGGCCAGCGTCACGGTGGACACCTCGACGCGTTCTCCGGTGCCGTCGTCGTAATAGGTCACGCGAGGACCTGCCGGATCGGTCGCGAGAATCGGATCGAGCAGTTCCTGAGTCAGAGTCGAAGCCACGGCATCGACCTTACCCACAGAGTCGAATATCTCAGTTGACGCAGGCAGGACCGGTCGAACCGGCATCGATCGGTGGCGCGGGAGATTCGCCGCCCGCTGCAGCGAGTTCGGGTTCGGCCGTGGTGGTGGTGGCGGTTCCGTCGACTCCTGGGCCCGCATAGTCGGCAGCGAGTACGACGCGCACCGTATCGCTCGCGAGAGAGTCGTCCACCGTCACCGCGGCACCGCCGACGGCTGCCGCAACCGCCTTCGCTGCATCGCTGTCGGGATCGGATGCTTGAACCGTCGTGCCCGACACCGACGTTCCTTCGTAGTTGCCGACCGTACCGCCGGTGTAACCGAGTGCGCCGAGCGAACTGGCGACTCCGTTTGCGAGACCGTCGATTCCGCTGTCGTTGGCGACGTCGACGGTCACGGAGGACGGGTCGATATCGGGTGCGTCGGTGGGCTGGGGAGAGCCAGTGTCCTCCGACGAACCGTCGAGAAGCCCTTCGACGTATCTCTTCACTGCAGCCGGGTCGACCTCGACGACGGACTCGCCGTAGTCGGTCACTCCGTTGATGTCCACCACAGGAATGGTTTCGAACTTCACCTTTCCGCCTGCCAGATCTTGCAGGCGGGTGGCGAACTGCAATATGTCCCAGTCGGAGTCGAGAACGACGGACCGCTGGACCGCTCCACTGAGCTGGCTCAACTTGCTCGGGTTGCTCAACGTCTTCGCGCTGAGCACGCTGCGCACGAGCGAGGCCATGAACACTTGCTGACGCACGATGCGATCCAAATCGCCGCGGGGAAGGTCGTGTCGCTGGCGAACGAAGCTCAGTGCATCTGCTCCCGAGAGAGTCTGTTCTCCTGCAGGGAAATTCGCTCCCGACATCGGCTCGTCGACCGGTGCGTTGAGGCACACTGCCACGCCGCCGACGGCGTCGGTGAGTAGAACGAAGCCGAGCAGACCGACCTCGGCGTAATGATCGACGGTGATTCCGGTGAGGTTCGCCACCGATTCGATGAGGGCTTCACGGCCTGCCTCGGTGGACCGATCTTCGGCGTCGGCGTCACCGACACCCTGCTCGACCAGTTCGAGACGCTTGTTTTCCTTGGTAGCGCCGTACGCCGCGTTGATCTTCG from Rhodococcus sp. P1Y includes these protein-coding regions:
- a CDS encoding sensor histidine kinase, yielding MRRRILQSILAVVILTALLLGLPLMYTAWLWVEDFTRDDLQSRLDRMASEILSQEGDTGMVIGDLDVGSLRLAIPREGRLVVVFPTPEDAASRIDIGEPFVPQPLTESLSMGTSGSLRLEVPSDDMRSLQRQAVGAVGLVVLASILAGTAVAVLTAKRLADPLQDVARRAARLAEGDFRPDPRRHGIAELDRVSEVLDSATVEIAGRLQREHSLVADVSHQLRSRLTAVRLRLDELSTYPDPDVVGEADEAMAQVDRLTLAIDELVRSSRSDGSAGAEEVPVIEELTALIAEWQRSFEDVDRRLELKGDATVTASVTGSRLREAVSVLVDNALSHGGGTCTVAVRLVPALATAERRRDPLACVEVSDEGAGVSNELAPHIFDRGFSGAGSTGVGLALARALVEADGGRLELQRRRPAMFSVFLPASRNAGALVVPAREPR
- a CDS encoding GtrA family protein, with protein sequence MPSIDNVIHRLPGPIRELAIRHSELIKFAIVGGTTMVFDLAIFYSLSLTVLEQKPVVAKIISGVMATILSYILNREWAFKNRGGRERHHEALLFFTISGIGVILAAAPLFIANNLFDIREGHNSLTMLVIVDFVLNYIIGNLMQMAFRFWALRKFAFPDENARGAAAGSTDFDPSEEEAAEEQLGHS
- the purE gene encoding 5-(carboxyamino)imidazole ribonucleotide mutase, with protein sequence MTEAAVGQGPQVGLIMGSDSDWPTMEAAAEALAEFGVRFEVGVISAHRTPQRMIDYANSAADRGLKVVIAGAGGAAHLPGMVASATPLPVIGVPVPLKYLDGMDSLLSIVQMPAGVPVATVSIGGARNAGLLAVRILGASDVSLRERMVAFQAGLETMVLEKDAALRAKLLG
- a CDS encoding LCP family protein, translated to MIAALAVVVLVVTGVAWRSVDSLRSNIATAGALGLGGGVDGAVDILMVGTDSRTDAHGNSLSQAELDSLRAGEEVASNTDTIVLIRVPNDGSSATAISIPRDSYVEVPGIGMSKINAAYGATKENKRLELVEQGVGDADAEDRSTEAGREALIESVANLTGITVDHYAEVGLLGFVLLTDAVGGVAVCLNAPVDEPMSGANFPAGEQTLSGADALSFVRQRHDLPRGDLDRIVRQQVFMASLVRSVLSAKTLSNPSKLSQLSGAVQRSVVLDSDWDILQFATRLQDLAGGKVKFETIPVVDINGVTDYGESVVEVDPAAVKRYVEGLLDGSSEDTGSPQPTDAPDIDPSSVTVDVANDSGIDGLANGVASSLGALGYTGGTVGNYEGTSVSGTTVQASDPDSDAAKAVAAAVGGAAVTVDDSLASDTVRVVLAADYAGPGVDGTATTTTAEPELAAAGGESPAPPIDAGSTGPACVN
- a CDS encoding response regulator transcription factor, yielding MTDVLLAEDDEAIAAPLSRALGREGYTVTVEQTGPAALQRALEGNYDLLILDLGLPGMDGLEVCRQVRANSSELAVLMLTARTDEVDFVVGLDAGADDYVGKPFRLAELMARVRALLRRRGPGEDSPIEVGAIRLEPAARRVLVHGTEISLANKEYELLKVLLDHAGQVVSRETILREVWGDAELRGSKTLDMHMSWLRRKIGDEGSVAERRIATVRGVGFRINSD
- a CDS encoding 5-(carboxyamino)imidazole ribonucleotide synthase, whose amino-acid sequence is MTRYEAVTGPHSPAGAANPPRPNTPRTSTSGMPVVAMIGGGQLARMTHQAAIALGQTLRVLSAGADEPAAQVSADVVFGHHDDLNALRMVATGSNAVTFDHEHVPTEHLEVLVAEGVNVQPPPSALIFAQDKLKMRRKLAELGIPIPSFAEVTWAGDVTKFGDEHGWPVVVKSIRGGYDGRGVWMPTDAEEAEEVVQHQLDLGVPLMVEEKVDLRRELSAMVGRSPFGQGAAWPVVETVQRDGQCAVVIAPAPGLDEDTAIDAERMALGLAAELGVVGSMAVELFETTDGRILVNELAMRPHNSGHWSMDGCRTSQFEQHLRAVLDYPLGDTTPLAPVTVMANILGAPEAPAMTMDERLHHLFARMPDAKVHLYGKGERKDRKIGHVNVVGGAGNSGDAAYVAAVREKAERAAHWMSHAEWTDGWDPHA
- a CDS encoding TIGR03089 family protein, with product MASTLTQELLDPILATDPAGPRVTYYDDGTGERVEVSTVTLANWAAKTANLLRDEFGLEPGARVSVLLPAHWQTAAVLLGAWWAGADVVLGADDDAEVALAHGSRIDEAGDVPEVLALSLDAFGKAVPNLPVGVTDYATSVRVHGDQFRPSGPGGALAGRSVDEVLAAARARAEAHSLAVGDRVLSSLPWSTADELIDGLLSVLVAGGSLVQVNNPDASKTEHRSATEKVTKTLG